A genomic region of Haladaptatus sp. R4 contains the following coding sequences:
- a CDS encoding helix-turn-helix domain-containing protein — MANSMAEYLQQDMECEGLLECIHGLKELDKQCYQVVIRSDDPLTIDDIADRIDRERSTAYRSIQRLLQSGFIQKEQVNYDQGGYYHVYKPTDPGEVCHNMQRMLNEWYAKMGQLIQEFEDKYDEIEQPEQAV; from the coding sequence ATGGCGAACTCGATGGCCGAATACCTCCAGCAAGACATGGAGTGTGAAGGACTGCTGGAGTGTATTCACGGACTCAAAGAACTCGACAAGCAGTGTTATCAAGTCGTGATACGGAGCGACGACCCGTTGACCATCGACGACATCGCGGACCGCATCGACCGCGAACGCTCGACTGCCTACCGTTCCATCCAACGACTGCTTCAGTCCGGATTCATCCAAAAGGAACAGGTCAACTACGACCAGGGTGGCTACTATCACGTCTACAAACCGACCGACCCCGGCGAAGTGTGCCACAACATGCAGCGGATGTTGAACGAGTGGTACGCGAAGATGGGACAACTGATCCAGGAGTTCGAGGACAAGTACGACGAGATAGAACAGCCCGAACAGGCGGTCTAA